Proteins found in one Fibrobacter sp. UWT2 genomic segment:
- a CDS encoding TIGR02147 family protein, producing the protein MKPIIEYSDFRQFLLDYYEERKRSSAFSWREFSKIAGFTSSSYMKVVCDGKSKLSKIGVERVAAAMGLTGFEQDYFRAMVKFGQAASEETKKAAYKDMLAIAKVHKVRVLEGDLFAYYDTWRNPMMRELAPLMPGATPGEMAKMCYAETSAQEVRESLDFLTRTGLLKKGKDGSFAQSETSVSGTPDATRLALRGMHRQMAQLAAPALELPTGERNFSGVTMGVSKNTYDRIVGMIDEFRRKIIAIAAEDKNIEQVYRLNLQLFPLTKSIKENNNEKA; encoded by the coding sequence ATGAAACCGATTATTGAATATTCAGACTTCCGCCAGTTCTTGCTGGACTACTACGAGGAGCGCAAGCGCAGTTCTGCGTTCTCGTGGCGCGAGTTCTCGAAGATCGCCGGTTTTACCTCTTCTTCTTATATGAAGGTGGTGTGCGACGGAAAGAGCAAGCTCAGCAAGATCGGTGTAGAACGTGTTGCCGCAGCAATGGGACTCACGGGATTTGAACAGGATTACTTCCGCGCCATGGTCAAGTTCGGCCAGGCCGCAAGCGAAGAAACCAAAAAGGCTGCCTACAAGGACATGCTCGCAATTGCTAAAGTCCACAAGGTGCGCGTACTCGAAGGCGACCTGTTCGCCTATTACGACACCTGGCGCAACCCCATGATGCGTGAACTTGCACCTCTGATGCCCGGCGCCACTCCCGGCGAAATGGCCAAGATGTGCTACGCCGAAACCTCGGCACAGGAAGTCCGCGAATCGCTCGATTTTTTGACTAGGACCGGACTTCTCAAAAAAGGTAAAGACGGATCTTTCGCGCAATCCGAAACTTCCGTCAGCGGCACACCTGATGCCACCCGACTCGCACTCCGCGGCATGCACCGCCAGATGGCTCAACTCGCCGCCCCGGCACTTGAGCTGCCTACCGGCGAACGCAACTTTAGCGGCGTGACCATGGGTGTTTCCAAGAACACTTACGACCGCATCGTGGGCATGATCGACGAATTCCGCCGCAAGATTATTGCGATTGCCGCCGAAGACAAGAACATCGAACAGGTTTATCGTTTGAATTTACAATTATTCCCGCTTACCAAAAGCATAAAGGAGAACAACAATGAAAAAGCTTAA
- a CDS encoding glycosyltransferase, whose product MAISTILLDIMFVVYVIAGIGLVIYGFSCYYSIYLFLKNSRTTRLSDRKKILQFYREHSMDELPQVTTQLPVFNEANCVERLLEAVCAIDYPKDKHEIQVLDDSTDECYEVAKKKVAELAAKGYDIKLIHRTNRSEFKAGALKEAMEVAKGEFLAIFDADFVPEKDFLLKTIPYLVMDEQIGLVQGRWGHLNRTESGLTLAQSIGIDGHFVVEQSARSWGKLFMNFNGTAGVWRKQAIYGGGGWEGDTLTEDMDLSYRSQLAGWKMKFVFDVIVPAELPNDINAFKAQQFRWAKGSIQTAIKILPRVLKAKVPLRVKIGAILHTTHYSIHPCMLFTALCAWPLLAFFEPVAHLPTWAYTVGFSFIFLAAIAPSVLYFVAQRCSGYTGWKIRLLSLPILMALGVGIAVSNSRAVFSAVIGAKGSFVRTPKSGGSKKKAKSHYAQKFPWQAVVELGVGVYCIFGLLEYIGAQKFIIGPFLALYSVGFLSVSVLSFMHYIGNLFEMHRARAAEKAAAKAEKATA is encoded by the coding sequence ATGGCAATCAGTACAATCCTACTCGACATCATGTTCGTTGTCTATGTCATCGCAGGCATCGGGCTTGTCATCTACGGTTTTAGCTGTTACTATAGCATCTACCTGTTCTTGAAGAACAGCCGCACTACACGTCTTTCTGACCGCAAAAAGATTCTGCAGTTCTACCGCGAACACTCCATGGACGAGCTGCCGCAGGTTACCACCCAGCTCCCCGTCTTTAACGAAGCCAACTGTGTTGAACGCCTGCTCGAAGCTGTTTGCGCTATTGATTACCCCAAGGATAAGCACGAAATTCAGGTCTTGGACGACTCTACCGACGAATGCTACGAAGTTGCCAAGAAGAAAGTTGCTGAACTCGCCGCCAAGGGCTACGACATCAAGCTGATCCACCGTACGAACCGCTCCGAATTCAAGGCCGGCGCTCTTAAAGAAGCTATGGAAGTGGCCAAGGGTGAATTCCTCGCCATTTTCGACGCCGACTTCGTCCCCGAGAAGGACTTCCTCCTCAAGACAATCCCCTACCTGGTGATGGACGAACAGATCGGTCTGGTCCAGGGTCGCTGGGGCCACTTGAACCGCACCGAATCCGGTCTTACCCTTGCACAGTCTATCGGTATCGACGGCCACTTCGTGGTGGAACAGTCCGCCCGTAGCTGGGGCAAGCTTTTCATGAACTTCAACGGTACCGCCGGTGTTTGGCGCAAGCAGGCCATCTATGGCGGTGGCGGCTGGGAAGGCGACACCCTGACCGAAGACATGGACCTTTCTTACCGTTCTCAGCTCGCTGGTTGGAAGATGAAGTTCGTGTTCGACGTGATCGTTCCGGCCGAACTCCCCAACGACATCAACGCCTTCAAGGCACAGCAGTTCCGCTGGGCAAAGGGTTCTATCCAGACCGCTATCAAGATTTTGCCGCGCGTGCTCAAGGCCAAGGTTCCTCTCCGCGTAAAGATTGGCGCCATCCTCCACACGACGCACTACTCGATCCACCCCTGCATGTTGTTTACCGCCCTCTGTGCTTGGCCGTTGCTCGCCTTCTTTGAACCGGTCGCACACCTGCCGACCTGGGCCTACACCGTCGGTTTCAGCTTTATCTTCCTCGCCGCTATCGCTCCTTCTGTTCTTTACTTTGTGGCACAGCGCTGCTCCGGTTACACCGGTTGGAAGATCCGCCTGCTCAGCCTCCCCATCCTCATGGCTCTGGGTGTGGGCATTGCAGTCAGCAACTCCCGCGCCGTGTTCTCTGCCGTGATCGGTGCCAAGGGCAGCTTCGTCCGCACGCCGAAGAGCGGCGGATCCAAGAAGAAGGCCAAGAGCCACTACGCCCAGAAGTTCCCGTGGCAGGCCGTTGTCGAACTCGGCGTTGGCGTCTACTGCATCTTCGGTCTTTTGGAATACATCGGTGCACAGAAGTTCATTATCGGACCGTTCCTCGCCCTCTATTCCGTCGGCTTCCTCTCTGTGAGCGTGCTGAGCTTCATGCACTACATCGGCAACCTCTTTGAAATGCACAGAGCCCGCGCCGCTGAAAAGGCCGCAGCCAAGGCAGAAAAAGCTACCGCTTAA
- the tatC gene encoding twin-arginine translocase subunit TatC: MQEAETNLISHLEDLRRALLRSLAVLAIGIVPLFLVSPYVLEWFCSQIALQGDFQLHYFSPLEIFLLQLKIAALLDVVICSPAIAWNIWQFVLPALYEKEKKFIRSIVALTSLLFVAGVAFCLIVCFPLIVKFGMSFASDLLQPVFGVSNLVSLALWLSLAFGCMFQFPLVTFALIRGGIVDYETVCKKRPYVVVGVLALSALLTPPDIISQLVLGMPTYLLFEAGLLAARRYKKPRM; this comes from the coding sequence ATGCAAGAAGCTGAAACCAATTTAATCTCTCATCTGGAAGATCTCCGGCGTGCGTTGTTGCGTTCGCTTGCGGTACTTGCCATAGGCATTGTGCCGCTCTTTTTAGTTTCGCCCTACGTTTTGGAGTGGTTTTGCAGTCAGATTGCTTTGCAGGGTGATTTTCAACTCCATTATTTTTCACCGCTGGAAATTTTTCTGCTGCAGCTTAAAATTGCCGCCCTTTTGGATGTGGTGATCTGCTCGCCGGCTATCGCGTGGAATATTTGGCAGTTTGTGCTGCCAGCCCTCTATGAAAAAGAGAAAAAGTTTATCCGTTCCATTGTGGCGTTGACCTCACTTTTGTTTGTGGCGGGTGTCGCCTTTTGCTTGATCGTTTGCTTTCCGCTGATTGTCAAGTTCGGCATGAGTTTTGCCAGTGATTTGCTGCAGCCTGTTTTTGGCGTGTCGAATTTAGTGAGTCTTGCCCTCTGGCTTTCGCTTGCTTTCGGATGCATGTTCCAGTTCCCGCTGGTGACTTTTGCTTTAATCCGCGGCGGAATTGTCGATTACGAGACGGTATGCAAAAAACGCCCCTACGTGGTAGTGGGCGTTCTCGCTCTCTCGGCGCTTTTGACTCCGCCGGATATTATAAGCCAGCTGGTGCTTGGAATGCCGACTTATCTGCTTTTTGAAGCGGGGCTTCTGGCGGCAAGGCGTTACAAAAAGCCCCGCATGTAA
- the tatA gene encoding twin-arginine translocase TatA/TatE family subunit produces the protein MSIGIPEIILIVVVVLLLFGAKRIPELARSLGKAQNEYKKAKDALKEEAEDLQKTVEKAAEAEDKK, from the coding sequence ATGTCTATCGGAATTCCCGAAATTATCTTGATCGTGGTGGTTGTGCTGCTCCTGTTCGGGGCTAAGCGCATTCCGGAACTGGCCCGTTCGCTGGGTAAAGCTCAGAACGAATACAAAAAGGCGAAGGATGCCCTGAAGGAAGAAGCCGAGGATTTGCAGAAGACTGTCGAGAAGGCCGCCGAAGCGGAAGACAAAAAGTAG
- the queD gene encoding 6-carboxytetrahydropterin synthase QueD, with product MYRVIKRMEISGAHKLSLPYESKCRGLHGHNWIITVFCQSETLDENGMVVDFSRIKELVHGRLDHQFLNDVMDANPTAENMARWICEQVPHCCKVQIQESEGNLVEYEV from the coding sequence ATGTACAGAGTCATCAAGCGCATGGAAATCTCGGGAGCGCACAAGCTCTCGCTCCCCTACGAAAGCAAATGCCGCGGTCTGCATGGCCACAACTGGATTATTACGGTGTTCTGCCAGTCCGAAACGCTCGACGAAAACGGCATGGTCGTCGATTTTTCACGCATCAAGGAACTCGTTCACGGCAGGCTGGATCACCAGTTCTTAAACGACGTGATGGATGCAAATCCCACCGCCGAAAACATGGCCCGTTGGATTTGCGAACAAGTCCCCCACTGCTGCAAGGTGCAGATCCAGGAAAGCGAAGGCAATCTCGTGGAATACGAGGTTTAG
- a CDS encoding prepilin-type N-terminal cleavage/methylation domain-containing protein, whose translation MNGSLKPGFTLMEVCVALSVLAAGIVVFGRYLDGFNRVRAQERLHVNEILAAAQTMESLVLTPPACLDSSFTLNGVDASLKVVPGVKPLAWAQVGSLRRLVRCVR comes from the coding sequence ATGAACGGTAGCCTCAAACCCGGTTTCACCTTGATGGAAGTCTGCGTGGCACTCTCGGTGCTTGCGGCGGGTATCGTCGTGTTCGGCCGTTACCTAGATGGCTTTAACCGTGTCCGGGCGCAGGAGCGTCTGCATGTGAATGAAATCCTTGCCGCGGCGCAGACGATGGAATCGCTTGTTTTGACTCCGCCGGCTTGCCTAGATTCATCTTTTACCTTGAATGGGGTTGACGCCTCGCTGAAGGTGGTGCCTGGTGTAAAACCGCTCGCGTGGGCTCAAGTGGGTTCGCTGCGGAGGCTTGTGCGATGCGTGCGGTGA
- a CDS encoding GGDEF domain-containing protein, with amino-acid sequence MDNYKKFVADLPVNSAEFFTAITHAVTELYISMHVLDLETNTAFPIKSNEFIDKFMKCGSTLQESITNIMSNLACPESVETIKNFTILSTLPERMKDSNVISEIFHGKIHGWSKAIFVRIGDEKPLHRVLYIVENVNAQMTKLEQEKELLEQNRKQQNMINALMNGYASVASVDFVTDKVEIFRTSDRIKSAIGSTKEPPTFKALVEKLLDTTVLEEDRDSLRKVADESYIKEYLPVGNSLSKIFHNELGQYVEMKVVRTGEETTVFGFTDKTNEITEINDKIYRDSLTQVMNRKYFDEILASQNCQAVVMADIDFFKDVNDNYGHQCGDAALTAVASILSSSVRNLDHIVRYGGDEFLISFKGISHEVLKNRLEHMRAKAEKNRTERLPECKANDEFWRNIRRRNRFRHAFFCRQGALHIKEKAKLRFLNSV; translated from the coding sequence ATGGACAATTACAAAAAATTTGTAGCAGACCTTCCTGTGAACTCTGCGGAGTTTTTCACAGCTATCACTCACGCCGTCACCGAACTGTACATTTCGATGCATGTACTTGATCTTGAGACCAACACTGCGTTCCCTATCAAGAGTAACGAATTCATCGATAAATTCATGAAGTGCGGTAGCACTCTACAAGAAAGCATTACCAATATCATGTCGAATCTTGCTTGTCCAGAAAGTGTTGAAACCATCAAGAACTTTACAATTCTTTCAACATTGCCAGAACGCATGAAGGATTCAAATGTGATATCAGAAATTTTTCATGGAAAGATTCACGGTTGGAGTAAGGCGATATTTGTACGCATTGGCGACGAAAAACCTCTACATCGAGTCCTGTATATTGTCGAAAATGTGAACGCGCAAATGACAAAGCTGGAACAAGAGAAAGAGCTCTTGGAGCAGAACCGCAAACAACAAAACATGATCAATGCCCTCATGAACGGATACGCCTCCGTTGCCAGTGTCGATTTTGTAACTGATAAGGTGGAAATTTTCCGCACTAGCGATCGAATCAAAAGCGCTATTGGCTCTACGAAAGAACCACCGACCTTCAAAGCACTTGTTGAAAAACTCCTCGACACGACGGTTCTTGAAGAAGATCGGGACAGTCTCAGAAAAGTGGCTGACGAGTCGTACATTAAAGAATACTTGCCAGTTGGCAATAGTTTATCAAAAATATTCCACAACGAACTCGGTCAGTATGTCGAAATGAAGGTGGTGCGAACTGGCGAAGAAACAACCGTATTCGGCTTTACCGATAAAACTAACGAAATCACAGAAATCAACGATAAAATCTACAGGGATTCGTTGACTCAAGTGATGAATCGTAAGTATTTCGACGAGATACTCGCATCACAGAATTGCCAAGCAGTCGTAATGGCCGACATCGACTTTTTCAAAGATGTGAATGACAATTACGGCCACCAGTGTGGTGACGCAGCCCTTACCGCCGTAGCATCGATACTGAGTTCATCGGTTCGTAATTTAGACCACATCGTACGTTATGGAGGCGACGAGTTCTTAATTTCGTTCAAGGGCATCAGTCATGAAGTGCTGAAAAACAGACTTGAACACATGCGCGCCAAGGCAGAAAAAAATCGTACTGAAAGATTACCCGAATGTAAAGCTAACGATGAGTTTTGGCGGAACATTCGGAGACGGAACCGTTTCAGACATGCTTTCTTTTGCCGACAAGGCGCTCTACATATCAAAGAAAAAGCGAAACTGCGTTTCCTTAATTCCGTTTGA
- a CDS encoding ammonium transporter: protein MNEAATVVPVSDAIFMTENIWIMISAMLVFIMGLGFACVEAGLVRAKCAANVAFKNIAVPAIGITMYAAIGFALMYPGTFNAISGVLGFAGFGIGDWADPSKFTAAYNGHFTLFTDWLFQAMFAATAATIVSGAVAERVKLNSFLVFTIVYVALVYPIVGSWTWGGGWLSTIGKAGFHDLAGSTLVHSVGGWAALAGVMILGPRIGKYVGGKVHAIPAHNIPLATIGVFMLWFGWWGFNAGSALSGDPKATSWILVTTNLAAVAGIITATLTSWIVSKKPDATMALNGCLAGLVAITAGADVVSPLSSWIIGAIAGVLVVGAVFMFDRLHLDDPVGALSVHLVNGVWGTLAVGIFDITGDYTLGTQAIGVIAYAVPCFGAASLIFYVIKKTMGLRVTERQELRGLDQSEHGQESYSGFQIFSNM, encoded by the coding sequence ATGAACGAAGCAGCAACTGTCGTACCTGTCAGCGACGCCATCTTTATGACAGAAAACATTTGGATCATGATCAGCGCCATGTTGGTGTTTATCATGGGCCTGGGCTTTGCCTGTGTCGAAGCGGGTCTTGTTCGTGCCAAGTGCGCGGCCAACGTCGCTTTCAAAAACATCGCGGTTCCCGCCATAGGTATCACGATGTATGCCGCCATCGGCTTTGCCCTCATGTACCCCGGAACGTTCAACGCGATCTCCGGTGTACTTGGATTTGCCGGATTCGGCATCGGTGACTGGGCTGACCCCTCTAAGTTCACCGCCGCCTACAACGGCCACTTCACCCTCTTCACCGACTGGTTGTTCCAGGCGATGTTTGCAGCAACCGCGGCTACCATTGTCTCTGGCGCTGTCGCCGAACGTGTGAAGCTGAACTCCTTCCTCGTCTTCACCATCGTCTACGTTGCCTTGGTCTACCCCATCGTGGGTAGCTGGACATGGGGCGGTGGCTGGCTCTCCACCATCGGCAAGGCCGGTTTCCATGACCTCGCAGGTTCTACGCTCGTTCACTCCGTGGGCGGCTGGGCAGCTCTCGCAGGCGTCATGATTCTCGGACCCCGTATCGGTAAGTATGTCGGCGGCAAGGTGCACGCTATTCCGGCCCACAACATTCCGCTCGCAACCATCGGTGTGTTCATGCTGTGGTTCGGTTGGTGGGGATTCAACGCCGGTTCTGCTCTCTCCGGCGACCCGAAGGCTACTAGCTGGATTCTCGTGACCACGAACCTCGCCGCTGTCGCAGGTATCATTACCGCAACGCTCACGAGCTGGATTGTTTCGAAGAAGCCGGACGCCACCATGGCCCTCAACGGCTGCCTTGCTGGCCTCGTCGCTATCACTGCCGGTGCAGACGTGGTTTCCCCGCTTTCTTCTTGGATTATCGGTGCCATCGCCGGTGTGCTCGTAGTCGGTGCAGTCTTCATGTTCGACCGCCTGCACTTGGATGACCCGGTCGGTGCTCTCTCGGTTCACCTGGTGAACGGTGTGTGGGGTACGCTCGCTGTCGGTATCTTCGACATCACTGGCGACTACACCCTCGGCACTCAGGCCATCGGCGTGATCGCTTACGCGGTTCCCTGCTTCGGTGCTGCTAGCCTCATCTTCTACGTCATCAAGAAGACCATGGGCCTCCGCGTTACCGAACGTCAAGAACTCCGCGGCCTCGACCAAAGCGAACACGGACAAGAATCCTACAGCGGATTCCAAATCTTCAGCAACATGTAA
- a CDS encoding P-II family nitrogen regulator: protein MKLVTAYIQPERLNLVKQALYEKSIFKMSVTNVLGCGQQKGYNQRFRGVVTEVNLLKKICLKIAVNDEFVQPCIDAIIAGARTGTIGDGKIFVTELEQCIRIRTGETGPEAIG from the coding sequence ATGAAGCTCGTTACAGCTTATATCCAACCCGAACGACTAAACCTCGTAAAGCAAGCGCTATACGAGAAAAGCATTTTCAAGATGTCCGTCACAAACGTGCTTGGCTGCGGTCAGCAGAAGGGCTACAACCAACGTTTCCGCGGCGTCGTAACCGAAGTGAATCTGCTCAAGAAAATCTGCTTGAAGATTGCCGTGAACGATGAATTTGTACAGCCCTGCATCGACGCGATTATCGCTGGCGCAAGGACCGGTACCATCGGCGATGGCAAGATTTTCGTTACCGAACTCGAACAGTGCATCCGCATTCGTACCGGCGAAACCGGCCCCGAAGCGATTGGCTAA
- the queC gene encoding 7-cyano-7-deazaguanine synthase QueC: MKNALLVLSGGMDSTTLLYERADEIALAVSFDYGSNHNDQEIPFAKYHCEKLGIPHLTIPLKFMHDYFKSSLLEGADAIPEGSYDSENMKSTVVPFRNGIMLSVAAGLAESRDLTKVMMANHFGDHAIYPDCREEFVKNMSAAIAAGTYAGITIDAPYTNISKADIARKGKALGIDYSQTWSCYKGGKIHCGKCGTCLERKEALAEAGIEDTTEYGA, translated from the coding sequence ATGAAAAACGCCTTGCTGGTACTTTCCGGCGGAATGGACAGTACCACTCTACTTTACGAACGCGCCGACGAAATCGCGCTCGCCGTTTCATTTGATTATGGTAGCAACCATAACGACCAGGAAATCCCCTTTGCCAAGTACCACTGCGAAAAGCTCGGGATTCCGCACCTGACGATTCCCCTCAAGTTCATGCATGACTATTTCAAGTCATCGCTTTTAGAAGGCGCAGATGCAATTCCCGAAGGAAGTTACGACAGCGAAAACATGAAATCGACCGTAGTCCCCTTCCGTAACGGAATCATGCTTTCCGTAGCCGCAGGCCTTGCCGAAAGTCGCGACCTCACCAAGGTCATGATGGCAAATCACTTTGGCGACCACGCCATTTACCCCGACTGCCGCGAAGAATTCGTCAAGAATATGTCGGCAGCCATTGCGGCAGGCACTTACGCAGGCATTACTATAGACGCCCCTTACACCAATATTTCTAAAGCAGACATCGCCCGCAAGGGTAAAGCCCTCGGCATCGATTACAGCCAAACCTGGTCATGCTACAAGGGCGGAAAAATCCATTGCGGCAAATGCGGCACCTGCCTCGAACGAAAAGAAGCCCTCGCCGAAGCGGGCATCGAAGACACCACGGAATACGGAGCGTAA
- a CDS encoding sulfurtransferase TusA family protein has product MSVKNEKHALEKWMDAQKGNPGFEIALRRLISFACSEWYRRENLVTIPPEEALARVLAANLSDYPLGRWLDSPARFAPEIADFCERTKVDPLPETLKGGVPTLLDLRGVVCPNNAMRSRLVMSGLPDGAELEIYLDDGSPIENVPGALVADGHVVKKRQKKEGFWSISVVKRPGRV; this is encoded by the coding sequence ATGTCTGTAAAAAACGAAAAACATGCACTTGAAAAGTGGATGGATGCCCAAAAAGGGAATCCTGGCTTCGAAATTGCGCTCAGAAGGCTAATTTCGTTCGCCTGTTCGGAGTGGTACAGACGTGAAAATTTAGTTACGATTCCCCCCGAAGAGGCCCTTGCCCGGGTGCTTGCCGCGAACCTGTCCGACTACCCCCTGGGAAGGTGGTTGGACTCGCCTGCGAGGTTCGCCCCCGAAATTGCAGATTTTTGTGAGCGGACCAAGGTGGACCCTCTGCCGGAAACCCTGAAGGGTGGGGTGCCGACGCTGTTGGACTTGCGCGGGGTCGTTTGCCCGAACAATGCCATGCGCAGCCGCCTAGTGATGTCTGGCCTCCCTGACGGGGCGGAACTGGAAATCTACCTGGACGATGGGTCGCCTATCGAGAATGTGCCTGGAGCCCTAGTCGCCGATGGCCATGTTGTCAAAAAAAGGCAAAAAAAAGAGGGCTTTTGGTCGATTTCTGTGGTCAAACGGCCTGGAAGAGTGTAG
- a CDS encoding radical SAM protein: MKVCEIFRSIEGEGLRTGLPAVFIRLHGCNLRCSYCDSMYAVEGSDYKQMSVTQILDAIKEYSGITHVTLTGGEPLIHQDVEELLRQLSGNGYRVNIETNGTVPCKWHFPGLFYTMDWKCKSSGMTAKMKMENLETLGSNDVLKFVVGTIEDLKETENVVKSLAEKKSDMPHLFISPVFGNLSNDEIVNWLLGSRTMVENNVRFQVQLHKIIWEPERRGV, from the coding sequence ATGAAAGTTTGCGAAATATTTAGAAGCATCGAAGGTGAAGGCCTCCGAACAGGGCTCCCCGCCGTATTCATAAGACTTCACGGCTGCAACTTGCGATGTTCCTATTGCGATTCGATGTACGCCGTCGAAGGTTCTGACTACAAACAAATGAGCGTCACTCAGATTTTAGACGCGATAAAAGAATACAGCGGCATAACCCATGTAACGCTTACCGGCGGTGAACCCCTGATCCACCAAGATGTAGAGGAACTGCTCCGCCAGCTAAGCGGCAACGGCTATCGAGTCAACATCGAAACCAACGGGACCGTCCCTTGCAAATGGCATTTTCCCGGCTTATTCTATACCATGGACTGGAAATGCAAAAGCAGCGGAATGACCGCCAAGATGAAGATGGAAAACCTCGAGACGCTCGGAAGCAATGACGTCCTCAAATTTGTGGTAGGCACAATCGAAGACCTCAAAGAAACCGAAAACGTCGTCAAAAGCCTCGCGGAAAAGAAAAGCGACATGCCGCACCTATTCATTTCGCCCGTTTTCGGAAATTTATCTAACGATGAAATCGTGAACTGGCTACTGGGCAGCCGTACAATGGTCGAAAACAACGTACGGTTTCAAGTCCAGTTACATAAAATAATCTGGGAACCTGAACGCCGCGGCGTCTGA
- a CDS encoding PilW family protein — translation MRAVRGFTLIELLVAVVSASIISLAALQFYGGYHRLYLHLYGDYQKETAAILEELRRINPYCLGARIKR, via the coding sequence ATGCGTGCGGTGAGAGGCTTTACCCTGATAGAGCTCCTGGTCGCAGTCGTGTCCGCTTCGATCATATCGCTTGCGGCGCTTCAGTTTTATGGGGGCTACCACAGGCTTTACCTGCACTTGTACGGCGACTACCAAAAAGAAACCGCCGCAATCCTTGAGGAACTGCGGCGGATAAATCCTTATTGCTTAGGCGCTAGAATTAAGCGGTAG
- the bioA gene encoding adenosylmethionine--8-amino-7-oxononanoate transaminase — MKRLLDFDSEHLWHPYAALKNTPARFLAKSAHGTTIETADGLKLIDAVSSWWCMAHGHNAPEIVEAIQKQSEKMCHVMFGGFTHEPAIELGEKLVNFLPEGLNKIFFADSGSIAVECSAKMAVQYQHSLGRSERCKLVALKGGYHGDTAGAMALSDPDGMHTLFRGIMPHHYFAERPNCRFDEAWNQADFASMERVVEEHKDEIAAVICEPVFQGGNGMWLYNAGYLKALRELCDRYGILLILDEIASGFYRTGPRFAMSHGGVKPDIMCIGKALTGGSITMAACVASEKVAETITNGKIPAFMHGPTYMANPLACAAGIASLSLFEGRDYATSVARIEKRLKQNLEPLRALENAADVRVLGAIGVLELKVKPSADDILHVIRETGVWLRPFCNYVYTMPPLITTDSEVDRICEAIKMIGECEPAPVVEGEDEFHE, encoded by the coding sequence ATGAAAAGGCTACTTGATTTTGATAGTGAGCATTTGTGGCACCCATATGCGGCGCTGAAGAATACTCCGGCCAGGTTCCTTGCAAAATCCGCTCATGGAACGACGATTGAAACGGCCGACGGCTTAAAACTGATTGATGCGGTATCGAGTTGGTGGTGCATGGCGCACGGGCATAACGCCCCTGAAATCGTCGAGGCGATTCAGAAGCAGAGTGAAAAAATGTGCCATGTGATGTTTGGCGGCTTTACGCACGAACCTGCGATTGAACTTGGCGAAAAACTGGTGAATTTTTTACCGGAAGGTCTTAACAAGATTTTCTTTGCGGATTCAGGAAGCATCGCCGTGGAATGCAGCGCCAAAATGGCTGTGCAGTACCAGCATTCGCTGGGCCGCTCGGAGCGTTGCAAGTTGGTTGCCTTGAAGGGCGGCTACCACGGCGACACCGCAGGCGCGATGGCTCTTTCTGACCCTGACGGAATGCATACGCTTTTCCGCGGAATCATGCCGCATCATTATTTTGCGGAACGCCCGAATTGCCGATTTGACGAGGCTTGGAATCAGGCGGATTTTGCTTCGATGGAGCGCGTTGTCGAGGAGCATAAGGATGAAATCGCTGCCGTGATTTGCGAGCCCGTGTTTCAGGGTGGAAACGGTATGTGGCTTTACAATGCGGGCTACTTGAAGGCGCTTCGCGAACTTTGCGACCGCTACGGCATCCTGTTGATTCTGGACGAAATCGCTTCGGGTTTTTATCGCACGGGCCCGCGATTTGCGATGAGTCATGGTGGTGTGAAGCCGGATATCATGTGCATCGGTAAGGCGCTCACGGGCGGAAGCATTACCATGGCGGCCTGCGTTGCGTCCGAGAAGGTTGCCGAAACGATTACGAATGGCAAAATTCCGGCCTTTATGCATGGCCCGACGTACATGGCGAATCCGTTGGCATGTGCCGCGGGAATTGCTTCGCTTTCGCTGTTTGAAGGTCGCGATTATGCCACGAGTGTTGCTCGGATTGAAAAGCGCTTGAAGCAGAATCTGGAGCCGCTCCGTGCGCTTGAAAATGCGGCGGATGTGCGAGTACTTGGTGCAATTGGTGTCTTGGAACTGAAGGTGAAACCTTCGGCGGACGATATTCTGCATGTGATTCGCGAAACTGGCGTGTGGCTTAGGCCATTCTGCAATTACGTTTACACGATGCCTCCGCTTATTACGACTGATTCTGAAGTTGACCGCATTTGCGAAGCCATCAAGATGATTGGTGAGTGTGAACCCGCGCCTGTCGTAGAAGGTGAAGACGAATTTCACGAATAA